In Brachyhypopomus gauderio isolate BG-103 chromosome 18, BGAUD_0.2, whole genome shotgun sequence, the sequence CATGAATTTGTAAATGACATTTCTCAGGACTGCATCACATCCAGGCACATTGGAGTGTGCAAAGAGGTAACTGGCACTAAACCACCTAGGTAGCTTCATCAACAGTCTCATAGTGTCATTATATGCTACTGTCAGCTTCTGGTAGCTGCTTTTCTTATACCTACACCATAAATGGGCAATATACATGGGTGAACAGAAGGCTTTAAACAGAAAGCATTTGACATTAACAGAGCACATGCTGAACTTACGAAGTAGCATGTTAGCCTGGGCATATAATTTAGAAATTATATGCCCAGAAAACTAGAAACTAAGAAACTAAGCTGTgttaaattagattttttttatcaTGCTCTAAATACATAGTCTAAAtacatagctagctagctacaacTAAGGCTTAAAAACTTTCAGGCTTAATTACCTagttagctacatttaaagagatTTTCTAATTCAATCCCATTCGACGTAATGAAATACTGTCTAATACAACTCTTGTTTCTAGTTTAAAACTAGAGTGTTATTCCCTTCTTCTCTTACCAGGTTATGTTTAGTCTATTTTGATTAATTGTTTTGAGACATATTGAGACAAatccctctccatctcctcatTCTGTTAAACATATGCTCTGATTTTTGTTGGGTTACACTCGGAAACACAGTACATGCTTGAGAAAATGAAGAATTTGAACTACTTACTGCTAGTAACCATAATCAAAATGAAGATCCAAATTTGCCTGTAGAGGGTCTCTGTTCACAATAAGCCATCTCATGATGTTTGAAGTTTGTCACATCATTCGAAGAATTAtcattagtagtagtagtagtagtagtagtagtagtagtagtactggcTTGTTTCAAAGTAGAAATCTGATTAATGGTTGGACTCATGTAAACCCACAATTTTCACAATTTTATCTGAAATACCCATGTAAATTATGCATGTAATAATGAATAATGCATGTAAATTAATTGATCAGATTAGTGACAAAATCTGATCTTGTGCATTTATtggattattttacatttattgcATGTAAATGCAGTTGTACAACCCCAAAACCAGAAAAGTTGGCACGTTGTGTAAATcgaaaataaaaacagaatacaatgaCTTGCAAATCTTTTTCAACCCATATTCAGCTGAATAGAATGCAAAGACAATATATTTAATGTTCGAACGGAGaaactttattttgttttgcaaaTAACCATTAACTTAGGATTCAATGGCAGCAACACATTGCAAAAAAGTTGGCACAGGGacatttttaccactgtgtTACATCGCCTTTCCTTTTAACAACACTCAGTAAACGTTTGGGAACTGAGGAGACCAATTTTTTAAGCTTTTCAGGTGGAATTGTTCACCATTCTTGCTTGATGTACACCTTAAGTTGTTCAACAGTCCGGGGTCTCCGTTGTCGTATTTTACGCTTCATAATGCGCCACACATTTTCAATGGGGGACAGGTCTGGACTGCAGGCAGGCCAGGGGAGGACCCGCACTCTTTTGCTACGAAGCCACGCTGTTGTAACACGTGCAGAATGTGGCTTGGCATTGTCTTGCTGAAAAAAGCAGGGGCGTCCATGAAAAAGACGTCGCTTGGATGGCAGCATATGTTGCTCCAAAACCTGTATGTACCTTTCAGCATTAATGGTGCCTTCACAGATGTGTAAGTTACCCATGCCTTGGGCACTAATGCACCCCCATACCATCACAGATGCTGGCTTTTGAACTTTGCGCCTATAACAGTCCGGATGGTTCTTTTCCTCTTTGGTCCGTAAGACACGACGTCCACAGTTTCCAAAGACAATTTGAAATgtggactcatcagaccacAGAACACTTTTCCACTTTGCATCAGTCCATCTCAGATGAGCTCGGGCCCAGCAAAGCCGGCGGCGTTTCTGGATCTTGTTGATAAAtggcttttgctttgcatagtagAGCTTTAACTTGCACTTACAGATGTAGCGACGAACTGTAGTTACTGACAGTGGTTTTCTGAAGTATTCCTGAGCCCATGTGGTGATATCCTTTACACACTGATGTTGGTTTTTGATGCAGTACCGCCTGAGGGATCGAAGGTCACGGGCATTCAATGTTGGTTTTCGGCCTTGCCCCTTACGTGTAGTGATTTCTACAGATCCTCGGAACCTTTTGATGATATTACGGACCGTAGATGGTGAAATTCCTAAATTCCTTGCAATAGCTCGTTGAGAAAAGTTGTTCTTGAACTGTTCGACAATTTGCCCACGCATTTGTTCACAAAGTGGTGACCCTCGCCCCATCCTTCTATGTGAATGACTGAGCATGTcaaggaagctgcttttataccCAATCATGGCACCCACCTGTTCCCAATTGGCATGTTCACCTGTGGGATATTCCAAATAAGTGTTTGACGAGCATTCCTCAAATTTCTCTGTCTTCTTTGTCACTTGTGCCAGCTTTTTTGAAACATGTTGCAGGCATCAAATTCCAAATGAGCTAATAATTGCAAAAAATAACAAAGTTTACCTGTTCGAACGTTAAGTATGTGGTCTTTGCAGTGTGTTCAATTGCATATAGGTTGAAAATGATTTGCAAGttattgtattctgtttttatttacgATTTACACAACGTGCCAACTTTTCTGGTTTTGGGTTTTGTATTTCAACTCCAATTTGCTGGATTACAGAATCAAAACAGCTAAAAATGTAATTTCAGACTCCACTGAACTTCACAATCAGGACTGGGACTCTGGGTAACACCAGATTATGAAGAAAGGGACATAAGGGACAAAGGGACATAAAGTACCTTGTAGTGGAGATATTCACTGAGTATTTTTATCTCAGCTGCAGTGTATTCATATGATTCGGTCCTGGTAAGCAGTTTTAACTGATTTTAACATAAACAAATTGACTTTCTAATAATTTGAAGGTTTTCCTGTAATATTATATTCAACAGTTGAATATAAAACTCTCATTTCAAAATACTGTAATTATTTAATGTAGTAAATATTGTAAGTAAATTGTACTTTACAGAATGTAATTGCATATATCCTGCATTATGTAtctatgtatgtgtgcaggtttaCAGCTGTAATCTGTAAGACGATATATGACCTCCAAAATGAGTGTCTCTGGAGAACAGCTCACACAGAAAGGAGAGAGGTCAGTGGGACTCTGTAAAAGCGTTAAAGCACTAAAGAGAACAGACTCACAAATTTATGAAAATCGATATGAAACCGAAACCGGGGTGCACGAGCAATGAAGCATAGATTAAGATCACAGGGGTGCAAGGCATAGGGATAAGCAACTTACAGAGAACGCACAGAGAACGACCGACAAAGGGGACCAGGGAAGACGTGGGACATTTAACCGGTTACAGGGGATTTAAACAAGGCAAGGCTGTGAGCGATAACAAGAGACAGAGGCAGCAAACCGAAGAAACAAGGAGGGCCTAGGATGAACGACACAGGGCTGGGGCGGAGGGCAGAGCCAGACGTAACATCTTGAAGAGCTGCTTCCTCTTGGAGGGAATAGAATCTAGTACCTGTCTAGTTATAGTTATAAGAATCATGATCAATTTTAGCATTCTTGGATATAGAACCTTGGAATGCACTAAGATAAGCAACAAATACCATAAACAGGGGCCCTCTGCCCTGGGGAAAGCCATAATTGCTCACACGTCCCTGGTGAGTCTGATAAGAATGGTTTCCTTAATCCTGTGGCCCAGTGTGTGGGTTTTGGGGGTGACCCCAGGTCATCTAAGTAAGGTGTTGTTAGGGTCAGTCAAAGGTGAAGCTGCAAGATGGAGTGTGAATATTCTTTCTCCACTACACATCAGTGAAGGAAATACTGTTGAAGATGCATGACAGTTTCATCACATACACTAATCCAACACAATGATTGTGTTGTAGTCTGATTCAGGGTAAGAGATCAGACTCACCAGAACCCAGTTGTGTGTCCATGAAGAGTGACTGGTCAATGAAGAATCCTTTCGaattcagagagggagggtgtggtggtgaggagaggTAAGGATGACCACCTGGTTTAGGACAGTGGTCTTCACTCCCAGTTCATCCAGCACTGGGGTGAGGAACACTGATTTAGGGGATTAAATCAGTTCATCCAGCACTGGGGTGAGGAACACTGATTTAGGGGATTAAATCAGTTCATACAGCCTGCACTGTACACTATCTGTGATGATTTGTGATGGTTTGAGAATGTGCTACATGTTTGCCATTAAACATAATGTTCTGTTTGTCCACAGTGTACAAAAGAAGGAGTTTGTGCTCACCTACAGAAACCATGTGGAATCCATATTCAAGGTACAcctgtgtgtgcaagtgttgCCAGTAATTTGTTACGTgttctaaaataaataatagaAACATATAACCATCTCTAACATTGTGATGTTTTACTGATTGTCTGTTGGTATTTATTCATTACCAGGAGCTGGAGCACAAAGTCATCTCTCTGTTGAAGAAGGAGCTGAAGAGGTTTAAGAAGATACTGAGTCcagattacccagcatgctctgggggagaggtagaggatgaggaggatcagAGCAGTGTCAAAGAGGGGGTGTTGAAGATCACACTGCACGTCCTGAGgaacatgaaccagacagacctggctaacacactacagaccagtaagagctctgggtcatgaaccacacagacctcactaacacactacagaccagtaagagctctgggtcatgaaccagggagacctcaccaacacactacaaaccagtaagagctctgggtcatgaaccagacagacctcaccaacacactacagaccagtaagagtTCTGGGTCATGAACCGAACCAGAGAGACCTCaccaacacactacagaccagtaagagctctgggtcatgaaccagacagacctcaccaacacactacagaccagtaagagctcTGGGACATGGTGTAATGAATTTGAATCCTGGACATGAGATGGATTCATGTGCAGTTAAGAACTTTAATACACACAGATGAAAGGAATTCAAACAGATTAGAGAGAAACAAACAGGGAATGCAGGCCacagcacaaaaacacaaaactcaaaggagacaaacacagagcagAATAGCCACAACTTGGTATGCAGGCTATGAGGTCACTGCAATGAGCATAAGTGATAGATGAACTACTCGTGTGATTAGACATAGGTGAAGAGGTAGCTGCTGACATCAGGAGATAGGGACCTCTAATGGCAATAAGGCGAGATACTGATACATGGCGTCATGATGCCACAAGAAAGAAATGTAATAACATTTCATCCTCTGTATTTGGGAAGTGCCTTTTTAAATATTGACTTTGATATCAAAGATAATACCTAAAGCACACTAATTCTGTTTATTCCACATTCTGTTTTTAGAGCTGGGCTctgaatatcagcaaaagctgAAACACAAACTACTGGAGAGATGTAAAAGAATAAATGAAGGAATTTCAGATCAAGGAAGCTCAACCcttctgaatgagatctacacagagctctacatcacagagggacGGAGTGGAGACgtcaataatgaacatgaggtgagacagattgagacagcatccaggagaccagcaatACAGGAAACAcccatcaaatgtaatgacctctttaaagacaaacccatcagaacagtgctgactaaaggagttGCTGGAATTGGGAAAACAGTCTCAGTACAGAAGTTCATTCTGGACTGGGCTGaaggaagagccaatcaggatgtcatcttcatatttccacttccttttagggagctgaatttAATAAAGAAGAAAAAGTTCAGTCTAATGGATCTGCTTCATCACTTTTTTCCAGATACAAAACAATTAGAACTAATAGACTGTGATGCTTACAAAGTCATTTTtatctttgatggtctggatgagtgtcgacttcctctagatttccagAACAATGAGAGTTTGTGGGATGTAACAGAGTcgacctcagtggatgtgctgctgacaaacctcatcaaggggaatttgcttccctctgctctcctctggataacctctcgaccagcagcaACCAATCAGATCCCTCCAGAGTGTGTTGACCAGGTAACAGAAGTACAAGGATTTCATGACTctcagaaagaggagtacttcaggaagagaatcagtgaTCAGATCCTGGCCaatagaatcatctcacacatgaagtcatcaagaagcctctacatcatgtgccacattccagtcttctgttggattgcagccactgttctagagacaatgttgggtgaagcagagagtggagagatccccaagactctgactcagatgttcatGCACTTCCTGATCTTTCAGATCAAACACAAGGACAGAAAGTACCATGGCAACACTGACTGTGATCCTCACCAAACTAAAAAGAGTGTTctggcactgggaaaactggctttccaacagctggaaaagggcaacctgatcttctatgaagaagacctgagagagtgtCGCATTAAAATAAAAGAAGTGTCAGTGTACTCAGGAGTGTGTACCCAGATCTTCACAGAGGAGTCTGGACTGCACCTGgggaaggtgttcagctttgtacatctgagtgttcaggagtttctgggTGCTTTATATGCATTTATCTCCTTCATCTCCAATAGTACAAATGTGCTGGAACAACAAACCACCGCAGTCCTACATGACTTCAAAAAACCAACAATGTCTGACTTCCTTATGAACAcagtggacaaggccttacagagtgagaatggacacctggaccttttcctccgcttccttctgggtctctcactggagtccaatcagactctcttacgaggccttctgagacagacaggaagcagctctcACAGCAAAGAGGAAATGGTTGAATACATTAAGGAGAAGATCAGGGAGAATCCCTCTCCAGAGAAAtccatcaatctgttccactgtctgaatgaactgaatgatcattctctaGTGCAGGAAGTCCAAACATACCTGAGCAGTGGAAGTTACCTTTGTCTCCGTGGAGccagtctctctcctgctcagtggtcagctctggtgtttgtgttgctgaactcAGAAGGGGATCTGGAGGAGTTTGACCTGAGCAAATATGACCCATCAGAGGAATGTCTACTGAAACTGCTGCCAGTGGTCACAGCATCCAAAAAAGCTGAGTGAGTATTTTCATTCATAAACACATTACATCATACATGTACACCTCTCTGGTTATTTTCTCTACAAGAGGGAAAAACTCAGACTCTCTACTGAGTATCACACATGTGAACAGAGAgaacatgcatgtatgtgtgataTCTCACCAACCTGAACTTTGGATAGAAAGACTAGTTTAACTTGGGTATTAGAGATGAGTATTCCCACTACATATCAGGTATCTCCGCAAGAGATAGTGGAGCTCAGTATATATTATTTTTGTCTCTCACTCGAGGGCCCATGtcaatattctctctctctcacacacacacacacagtcaaaatcctctctctctctctctctctcacacacacacacacacacacacacacacacacacacacacactctactctctctctctctcacacacacacatcactgcatgtCTGTCCCGAATAtacacacagtgtctgtgtttgtgttgacgtgtgtgttgatctgaaagtttgaggagtttttctccttctctctgcagtCTGTCTAACTGCAATATTACAAAGGAAggttgtgctgctctgtgttcagctctgagttcaaacccctcatcacacctgagagaactGAATCTGGattacaataaaccaggagactcaggagtgaagcagctctctgctctactggaggatccacactgtaaactggagatactacagtgagttactgacttactgactctttacacacacacacacactaagacacacacacacacacacacacacacacacacacacacactctctctctctcagacacacacagtggtttGTCTGCTTCTCTATATCACAATGACATACACTCATTAATTTCTCCATCACCCTCAAACAGTCAACATAATTGGGTGTTTAATAGAGTGTTGCAGTTAAATTTGAGTCTGTATGGTTCGTGTATttttgtctgtatgtctgtgtaggAGAGATACTgtgcacatgtctgtgtgtgtgtgtgtgtgtgtgtgtgtgtgtgtgtgtgtgtgtgtgtgtgtgtgtgtgtgtgtgtgggcctttGTCAAAGATGTTCAAAAGGACCAAAAGACAAGTCTAAGTCTAAGCCAAATCAGGAGTCTTTAGACTGGAGtccgagtcaagtcacaagtcatttAGCtgaagtccaagtcaagtctcaagtcaattCAAGGATATGCTTAGCCACAGGAGATGGAAAATAATGATTTTATATATTAGCTGTCCTTCGGTTATGACTTTAAACTCCCTATAGCCAAAGGCTCCACATACAGTACTCCAGCCAAAGCCATGGAAACTGCTAAATTTCctttgggatcaataaagtatttacctacctacctacctacctataGGACCcacatttgtttacatttgacaCTTCTCCCCGATTTCTCACTCGCGAAAAGTCTGAAATATTCTTCTAGGCGACTTATGCGCAACTTTGACTCATGTCTCCCATCTCTGGCGTGAGTATGTTGATATGTCTGTATAAGGGTTttgtaagtgtgaggagtttttctccttttctctaCAGTCTGTATAACTGCAGTATttcagaggaaggctgtgctgctctggcttcagctctgagatcaaacccctcatcacacatgAGAGAACTGAAATTGAAtgacaataaaccaggagactcaggagtgaagcagctttCTGCTCTACTAGAGAATCCACAATGTTCACTGGAGAAACTACTGTGAGTTTCTGACTTACTGACCCTTTTCACACTGAGTCAGTTTTATTTTTCGTCACATTTTCTCACATTTTTTCTTTCACATGAACATCATCGTCTTTACTTGCACACGGTCAGTGCATCTCTCACTATAACAACACATTTCATATGCAGGGGTCTATAATGAAGAGTGTTGcaatgtgtgtgactgtgtatgtgtgtgtaggagtatgTGCGAGTTTAGCTATACATGTGAGGGATTTTTCTATTtcactctacagtctgtctgactgcagtattacagaggaaggctgtgctgctctgtgttcagctctgaagtcaaacccctcatcacacctcagAGAGCTGAAACTCAACcgcaataaaccaggagactcaggagtgaagcagctctctgctctactggaggatccatactgtaaactggagatactacagtgagttactgacttactgtcACTTTATATATACTGCATAGTCACACTGTCAGTGAACACAGTTGACTGACACAGATGAACATGTATACCCAGAAATGTAGAATCCTAAGGACGAATCAGGGGTGGATTGTGACCAAGAGACATTTACTCTTGGAGCACCTGACTCCAGCAGACCGACCCTATATAATCTgttcctcactaacacacacacccaaactgaGAGTACAGAtgtacaaatgtgtgtgtgtgtgtgtgtgtgtgtgtgtgtgtgtgtgtgtgtgtgtgtgtgtgtgtgtgtgtgtgtgtgtgtgtgtgtgtgtgtgtgtgtgtgtgtgatgaggagAGAGGTTGGGGGAACCATCTGTGCGTGTACATGTGTTTGAGAGACATTTTGGGTGCTGTGTGTTATTTTTAAGTGTAAAACAATATTCATGCTTCTCTTTGCAGTTTGTTTGACTGTGATATTTCAGAAGAAGGTTGTGCTGCTCTGGCTTCAGCattgaggtcaaacccctcatcacacctgagagaactGAATCTGGattacaataaaccaggagactcaggagtgaagcagctctctgctctactggaagaTCCAAAatgtaaactggagaaactggAGTGAGTTACTGTCTTACTGCCTCTttatacacatatgcacatagtctcactccccccccctctctctctctcacacacacacacacacacacacatacacacacagtgacatgaACATATTAATAACTTAATAATCAATATTGCTAAGATTAATTTGGGTAATCAACCATTAGCTCAGGTTACCCGAGGTCCCATCATAATATTAGATATCACTGTGGTAATCTCAATTATCCTCAGCTGTTCATTGTTAGATAATTATCTTGCCAGTTTAATgccttgtgtgcgtgtgtgtaaattAAACTGTGATTTCCTTCTCTCCACAGTCTGTCTAACTGCAATATTACAGAGGagggctgtgctgctctgtgttcggctctgaggtcaaacccctcatcacatctGAGAGAACTGAATCTGAtctacaataaaccaggagactcaggagtgaagcagctctctgctctactggaagatccacactgtacactggagaaactagagtgagttactgattgactttgtgtgtgtgtgtgtgtgtgtgtatgtgttacttTAGGTGAGGGCTTGTGACAAAATGAAGGGGTCAAAAGTCATTTGACATGAACATCTTAATTACTTGACaatcaaattaaataaattcTAGCACAGTCTCTCacaatctgtcacatgtgctctctctctctctctctctctctctccctccctccctcttcctctccccaacacatacacacactgtatttgtcactttctttcacacacacatttctcaatgttattcacatgtacacactgtCTCACATGCAAATAgcatatttaattttaattcaGTTTAATTTGTTTGGAATTTTTGCTATTTGTTCAGGTAGTGTATGATCATCTGCGTGTGAGTGAGAGTTTTATTTGTGAATACCTGAGGTTTGTAGTTTTAATCtgtagtatgtatgtgtgtgtgtacacgtctTTATTGTGTGTACAGTCTGATGACCGACAGTGTGTTAATGTCTGATCACTTTATCGTATTCCTACAGTATCTGACCTGACACCACACTGCTGAGTCTCACACAGAAGAGGACAACcaaagacacacacccacacacacacacacatgattctACATATGATTCTCCACAAACTTGACTTGAAATTCTGTCTTCCTTA encodes:
- the LOC143481741 gene encoding NACHT, LRR and PYD domains-containing protein 3-like isoform X3, yielding MTSKMSVSGEQLTQKGESLIQGKRSDSPEPSCVSMKSDWSMKNPFEFREGGCGGEESVQKKEFVLTYRNHVESIFKELEHKVISLLKKELKRFKKILSPDYPACSGGEVEDEEDQSSVKEGVLKITLHVLRNMNQTDLANTLQTKLGSEYQQKLKHKLLERCKRINEGISDQGSSTLLNEIYTELYITEGRSGDVNNEHEVRQIETASRRPAIQETPIKCNDLFKDKPIRTVLTKGVAGIGKTVSVQKFILDWAEGRANQDVIFIFPLPFRELNLIKKKKFSLMDLLHHFFPDTKQLELIDCDAYKVIFIFDGLDECRLPLDFQNNESLWDVTESTSVDVLLTNLIKGNLLPSALLWITSRPAATNQIPPECVDQVTEVQGFHDSQKEEYFRKRISDQILANRIISHMKSSRSLYIMCHIPVFCWIAATVLETMLGEAESGEIPKTLTQMFMHFLIFQIKHKDRKYHGNTDCDPHQTKKSVLALGKLAFQQLEKGNLIFYEEDLRECRIKIKEVSVYSGVCTQIFTEESGLHLGKVFSFVHLSVQEFLGALYAFISFISNSTNVLEQQTTAVLHDFKKPTMSDFLMNTVDKALQSENGHLDLFLRFLLGLSLESNQTLLRGLLRQTGSSSHSKEEMVEYIKEKIRENPSPEKSINLFHCLNELNDHSLVQEVQTYLSSGSYLCLRGASLSPAQWSALVFVLLNSEGDLEEFDLSKYDPSEECLLKLLPVVTASKKADLSNCNITKEGCAALCSALSSNPSSHLRELNLDYNKPGDSGVKQLSALLEDPHCKLEILHLYNCSISEEGCAALASALRSNPSSHMRELKLNDNKPGDSGVKQLSALLENPQCSLEKLLLSDCSITEEGCAALCSALKSNPSSHLRELKLNRNKPGDSGVKQLSALLEDPYCKLEILHLFDCDISEEGCAALASALRSNPSSHLRELNLDYNKPGDSGVKQLSALLEDPKCKLEKLDLSNCNITEEGCAALCSALRSNPSSHLRELNLIYNKPGDSGVKQLSALLEDPHCTLEKLDI
- the LOC143481741 gene encoding NACHT, LRR and PYD domains-containing protein 3-like isoform X4; protein product: MTSKMSVSGEQLTQKGESLIQGKRSDSPEPSCVSMKSDWSMKNPFEFREGGCGGEESVQKKEFVLTYRNHVESIFKELEHKVISLLKKELKRFKKILSPDYPACSGGEVEDEEDQSSVKEGVLKITLHVLRNMNQTDLANTLQTKLGSEYQQKLKHKLLERCKRINEGISDQGSSTLLNEIYTELYITEGRSGDVNNEHEVRQIETASRRPAIQETPIKCNDLFKDKPIRTVLTKGVAGIGKTVSVQKFILDWAEGRANQDVIFIFPLPFRELNLIKKKKFSLMDLLHHFFPDTKQLELIDCDAYKVIFIFDGLDECRLPLDFQNNESLWDVTESTSVDVLLTNLIKGNLLPSALLWITSRPAATNQIPPECVDQVTEVQGFHDSQKEEYFRKRISDQILANRIISHMKSSRSLYIMCHIPVFCWIAATVLETMLGEAESGEIPKTLTQMFMHFLIFQIKHKDRKYHGNTDCDPHQTKKSVLALGKLAFQQLEKGNLIFYEEDLRECRIKIKEVSVYSGVCTQIFTEESGLHLGKVFSFVHLSVQEFLGALYAFISFISNSTNVLEQQTTAVLHDFKKPTMSDFLMNTVDKALQSENGHLDLFLRFLLGLSLESNQTLLRGLLRQTGSSSHSKEEMVEYIKEKIRENPSPEKSINLFHCLNELNDHSLVQEVQTYLSSGSYLCLRGASLSPAQWSALVFVLLNSEGDLEEFDLSKYDPSEECLLKLLPVVTASKKADLSNCNITKEGCAALCSALSSNPSSHLRELNLDYNKPGDSGVKQLSALLEDPHCKLEILHLYNCSISEEGCAALASALRSNPSSHMRELKLNDNKPGDSGVKQLSALLENPQCSLEKLLLSDCSITEEGCAALCSALKSNPSSHLRELKLNRNKPGDSGVKQLSALLEDPYCKLEILHLFDCDISEEGCAALASALRSNPSSHLRELNLDYNKPGDSGVKQLSALLEDPKCKLEKLDLSNCNITEEGCAALCSALRSNPSSHLRELNLIYNKPGDSGVKQLSALLEDPHCTLEKLE
- the LOC143481741 gene encoding NACHT, LRR and PYD domains-containing protein 3-like isoform X1 — encoded protein: MSGEQNTQKGESLIQGKRSDSPEPSCVSMKNDQSLGPQEHFREGDSSTEFCLIQREKSDSPEPSCVSMKSDFSMDIPYEFREGGCGGEESVQKKEFVLTYRNHVESIFKELEHKVISLLKKELKRFKKILSPDYPACSGGEVEDEEDQSSVKEGVLKITLHVLRNMNQTDLANTLQTKLGSEYQQKLKHKLLERCKRINEGISDQGSSTLLNEIYTELYITEGRSGDVNNEHEVRQIETASRRPAIQETPIKCNDLFKDKPIRTVLTKGVAGIGKTVSVQKFILDWAEGRANQDVIFIFPLPFRELNLIKKKKFSLMDLLHHFFPDTKQLELIDCDAYKVIFIFDGLDECRLPLDFQNNESLWDVTESTSVDVLLTNLIKGNLLPSALLWITSRPAATNQIPPECVDQVTEVQGFHDSQKEEYFRKRISDQILANRIISHMKSSRSLYIMCHIPVFCWIAATVLETMLGEAESGEIPKTLTQMFMHFLIFQIKHKDRKYHGNTDCDPHQTKKSVLALGKLAFQQLEKGNLIFYEEDLRECRIKIKEVSVYSGVCTQIFTEESGLHLGKVFSFVHLSVQEFLGALYAFISFISNSTNVLEQQTTAVLHDFKKPTMSDFLMNTVDKALQSENGHLDLFLRFLLGLSLESNQTLLRGLLRQTGSSSHSKEEMVEYIKEKIRENPSPEKSINLFHCLNELNDHSLVQEVQTYLSSGSYLCLRGASLSPAQWSALVFVLLNSEGDLEEFDLSKYDPSEECLLKLLPVVTASKKADLSNCNITKEGCAALCSALSSNPSSHLRELNLDYNKPGDSGVKQLSALLEDPHCKLEILHLYNCSISEEGCAALASALRSNPSSHMRELKLNDNKPGDSGVKQLSALLENPQCSLEKLLLSDCSITEEGCAALCSALKSNPSSHLRELKLNRNKPGDSGVKQLSALLEDPYCKLEILHLFDCDISEEGCAALASALRSNPSSHLRELNLDYNKPGDSGVKQLSALLEDPKCKLEKLDLSNCNITEEGCAALCSALRSNPSSHLRELNLIYNKPGDSGVKQLSALLEDPHCTLEKLDI